The sequence AGCTCTATAGCTGGGACAGCGATGTGGAGAGCAATGCGGTGGAAGTACACGTCCACCGGCTGCGCCGCAAACTGGGGAACGACATCATCGTGACCCAGCGCGGGCTGGGCTATCAGCTGGGCAAGGCCCCATGAGCATTCAGCGGCGCCTGTTGCTGTCTGCCTTGCTGGCCACCCTGCTGGTGTGGGGATTGGCTGTCCTTGCGGCCTGGTCCCAGGCCCGTCGGGAAGCCGATGAGCTGTTTGATGCCGAGCAGATCCAGTTTGCCCATCAATTGCTGGATGCCTATGCCCGCCTGCCGGTATCACAGATTCAACCCGCCCCTCAGGCCGGGTCGGCGCAGCGGCAGCATGGCAAGGAACACGACGGACTGGGCTTTGCCTTATGGAATGCACAGCAACAGTTGATCTTGAGTGATGGCTCTGACGGCGCGTTTCCCTTTCCCGCCCATGAGGGCTTCCGCAATGTAACCCTGCACGGTGAGCAATGGCGACTGTACAGTGCGCGGGACCAGCATAGCGGCCTCCGTGTCACCGTTGGGCAAGAGCATGAATTCCGGCTGGAGGTCGCCGGTGAATTGACTGGCAGCATGCAGCTGGCCTGGCTGCTGGCCCTGCCGCTGCTGTTATTGGCCCTCATCTGGGCCATCCGCACCGGCCTGCGCCCCCTGCGCGACCTGACCTTGCTATTACAGCGACGACAACCCGAAGACACTGCCCCCCTGCCCGACGACGCCCCCCAGGAGGTGCGGCCCTTGGTGCAAGCCCTCAATCAGTTATTGAACCGCTATCAGGATCTGCTCGACCGCGAGCGCCGCTTTATCGGGGATGCCGCCCATGAACTGAAGACCCCGCTAGCCGCCTTGCGGGTGCAGGCAGAGGTCGCCAGCCTGGCGCAGGAGCCTGCGGTACAGCAGCGCGCCCTGCAACAGCTGGTGCGAGGCGTGGTGCGTAGCGAGCGTTTGTTGCAGCAACT is a genomic window of Leeia aquatica containing:
- a CDS encoding ATP-binding protein, which encodes MSIQRRLLLSALLATLLVWGLAVLAAWSQARREADELFDAEQIQFAHQLLDAYARLPVSQIQPAPQAGSAQRQHGKEHDGLGFALWNAQQQLILSDGSDGAFPFPAHEGFRNVTLHGEQWRLYSARDQHSGLRVTVGQEHEFRLEVAGELTGSMQLAWLLALPLLLLALIWAIRTGLRPLRDLTLLLQRRQPEDTAPLPDDAPQEVRPLVQALNQLLNRYQDLLDRERRFIGDAAHELKTPLAALRVQAEVASLAQEPAVQQRALQQLVRGVVRSERLLQQLLLLSQLDPMSQVPDAQAIHWPELLETLLEDWGLTHPADDFPIQVIWSDAQPLPLQGNAMLLSLLLRNLLENARLYAASEAGVRLTLAKDGLTVSDHGPGMTAEHLARLGERFYRPAGQAQPGSGLGVSIAMRIAQLHGLQLDFHNRPEGGLAVRLHRPAAA